The following proteins are co-located in the Triticum aestivum cultivar Chinese Spring chromosome 1A, IWGSC CS RefSeq v2.1, whole genome shotgun sequence genome:
- the LOC123052630 gene encoding importin subunit beta-1: MDITQILLAAQSPDGNLRSAAEGNIKQFQEQNLPNFLLSLSVELSNDERPPESRRLAGIILKNSLDAKDSAKKELLTQQWVSLDHSIKLQIKESLLITLGSSVGDARQTSSQVIAKIASIEIPRREWQDLIAKLLSNMTQPGASVPLKQATLEALGYVCEEIPPEHLEQDQVNAVLTAVVQGMNQTELSSEVRLAAVKALYNALDFAESNFANEMERTFIMKVICDTAVSKEVEIRQAAFECLVAIASTYYVHLDPYMQTIFNLTANAVKGDEEPVALQAVEFWSTICEEEIELQEEYEGSDDANSTVNYRFIEKALPSLVPMLLETLLKQEEDQEQDDNAWNISMSGGTCLGLIARTVGDAIVPLVMPFVEANITKPDWRCREAATFAFGSILDGPSLEKLAPLVQAGLDFLLNTMNDPNSQVKDTTAWTLGRVFELLHSPCSTNPIISNANLPRIMAVLLESSKDVPNVAEKVCGAIYFLAQGYEDAEPASSLLTPYLPNVIAALLTAADRGDMTHVRLRASAYEALNEIVRVSNIPETSSIIGQLLQEIMRRLNLTFDHQIFSSGDKEKQSDLQALLCGVLQVIIQKLSSSDAKSIIAQTADQLMLLFLRVFACHSATVHEEAMLAIGALAYATGPDFVKYMPEFFKYLEAGLQNYEEYQVCSISVGVVGDICRALEDKILPFCDGIMTVLLKDLSNSQLNRSVKPPIFSCFGDIALAIGENFEKYLPYAMPMLQGAAELLVVLDQNDEDMVDYGNQLRRGIFEAYSGILQGIKGAKAQLMIPYAGHLLQFTEAVYKDRSRDESVTKAAVAVLGDLADTLGPISKDLFKSHLFHVEFLRECLDLDDEVRETASWTQGMINQAIVS; this comes from the exons ATGGATATCACTCAGATTCTGCTAGCTGCCCAGTCTCCAGATGGCAACCTTCGCTCAGCAGCAGAAGGCAACATCAAGCAGTTCCAGGAGCAGAATCTTCCCAACTTCCTCCTATCCTTGTCAGTGGAGTTATCGAATGATGAAAGACCACCAGAGTCTAGAAGACTTGCTGGTATTATCCTTAAGAACTCACTGGACGCAAAGGATTCTGCAAAGAAGGAGCTGCTGACTCAACAATGGGTCAGCTTGGATCACTCGATCAAATTGCAGATTAAGGAGTCATTGCTGATaacactaggatcttcggtgggTGATGCGCGGCAGACGTCATCACAAGTCATTGCAAAGATTGCATCCATTGAGATACCCCGTCGGGAATGGCAAGACCTCATTGCCAAATTATTGAGCAACATGACGCAGCCTGGGGCCTCTGTGCCACTAAAGCAAGCAACTCTAGAAGCATTGGGGTATGTGTGTGAGGAGATTCCTCCTGAGCACTTGGAGCAGGATCAAGTGAACGCTGTTCTGACTGCTGTGGTTCAGGGGATGAACCAGACAGAGCTAAGCTCTGAAGTCCGTCTTGCAGCAGTTAAAGCTCTGTATAATGCTCTTGACTTTGCTGAGAGCAACTTTGCAAATGAGATGGAGAGGACCTTTATAATGAAGGTAATTTGTGATACTGCTGTATCTAAGGAAGTGGAGATCAGACAGGCAGCCTTTGAATGCCTTGTGGCAATTGCATCCACATATTATGTGCACTTAGATCCTTATATGCAAACCATATTCAACCTGACAGCTAATGCTGTCAAAGGAGATGAGGAACCAGTTGCACTGCAGGCTGTTGAGTTCTGGAGTACTATTTGTGAGGAAGAGATTGAACTCCAAGAGGAATATGAGGGATCTGATGATGCTAACTCAACTGTAAATTATCGCTTCATTGAGAAGGCCCTCCCTTCACTTGTTCCAATGCTGCTAGAAACTCTGTTGAAGCAAGAGGAAGATCAAGAGCAAGATGATAATGCTTGGAACATTTCCATGAGTGGCGGAACATGCCTTGGACTCATTGCTAGAACTGTTGGTGATGCAATTGTCCCTCTTGTGATGCCATTTGTGGAAGCTAACATCACAAAGCCAGACTGGCGTTGTCGTGAGGCAGCCACTTTTGCATTTGGTTCTATCCTTGATGGCCCATCCCTTGAGAAACTTGCTCCCCTGGTACAGGCCGGACTTGATTTCTTGCTCAATACAATGAATGATCCAAACAGCCAGGTAAAAGACACCACTGCATGGACTCTTGGACGGGTATTTGAGCTTTTGCATTCTCCATGCAGTACTAATCCAATCATATCAAATGCAAACCTTCCTCGTATCATGGCTGTGCTGCTAGAGAGTAGCAAAGATGTTCCAAATGTGGCTGAGAAAGTCTGTGGAGCCATATATTTTCTTGCCCAAGGTTATGAAGATGCAGAGCCGGCCTCATCTTTGCTTACACCTTATCTTCCTAATGTTATTGCTGCACTCCTTACTGCCGCGGATCGTGGTGATATGACCCATGTGAGGCTTCGTGCATCTGCTTATGAAGCGCTGAATGAGATTGTAAGAGTCAGTAACATACCCGAAACTTCAAGCATTATAGGCCAGTTATTGCAGGAGATCATGAGAAGATTGAACCTGACATTTGATCACCAAATATTTTCATCAGGCGACAAGGAGAAGCAAAGCGATCTGCAGGCTTTGCTGTGTGGTGTACTGCAGGTCATTATCCAGAAACTGAGCAGCTCAGATGCAAAGTCCATAATTGCACAGACTGCTGATCAGCTGATGCTTCTGTTTCTCCGCGTCTTTGCCTGCCACAGTGCTACTGTACATGAAGAAGCAATGCTTGCCATTGGTGCTCTTGCTTATGCCACAGGTCCAGATTTTGTGAAATACATGCCTGAGTTTTTCAAGTACCTTGAGGCAGGCTTGCAGAATTATGAAGAATACCAAGTATGCTCCATCTCTGTAGGGGTGGTGGGTGATATTTGCCGTGCCTTGGAAGATAAAATTTTGCCCTTCTGTGATGGGATCATGACTGTGCTTCTCAAGGATCTCTCAAACTCACAGCTCAACAGGTCTGTCAAGCCTCCGATTTTCTCATGCTTTGGAGACATTGCTCTTGCCATCGGTGAGAATTTTGAGAAGTACCTGCCGTATGCTATGCCAATGCTTCAAGGGGCGGCTGAGCTTCTTGTTGTTTTGGATCAAAATGATGAGGATATGGTTGATTATGGTAACCAGCTCAGACGGGGAATATTTGAGGCGTACTCTGGCATACTACAGGGCATAAAGGGCGCAAAAGCTCAGCTGATGATACCTTATGCAGGACATCTGTTGCAGTTCACTGAAGCTGTCTACAAAGATCGGAGCAG GGACGAGAGCGTGACAAAGGCTGCAGTTGCTGTCCTGGGGGATCTTGCGGACACGCTTGGGCCAATCTCGAAGGATCTGTTCAAGAGCCACCTCTTCCACGTTGAGTTCCTGAGGGAGTGCCTCGATTTGGATGATGAAGTCAGGGAGACGGCGTCATGGACCCAGGGGATGATAAACCAAGCGATAGTCTCCTAG
- the LOC123052638 gene encoding probable inactive receptor-like protein kinase At3g56050 — protein sequence MGRLCCAAAALLLLLACLSFSLGACSSDAQRGWVNDREEDARPADRRVVQAVHIREALPQPTRYSSKQSTAFPQWPPWPWAPAPTPTPSSPPLQGAGSPSSAPAPSPEVAKPLAVPPRDVEKPAHSITVPPMPATVVAHGAAAVGEPSTEAAGHAPTRRRVYVIAGAGASLLVAISAALFVLCYRSNKVVTVRPWATGLSGQLQKAFVTGVPSLKRSELQAACEDFSNVIGCLSDYMMYKGTLSSGVEIAVISTTTKSGKEWSKHCEAQFRKKITSLSRVNHKNFVNLLGYCQEEQPFTRMMVFEYAPNGTLFDHLHVREDGHLDWPTRLRVAVGIAYCLEHMHQLSPPEILKTLDTSTVYLTDDFAAKIADVFFCSDDASSTRAEMASLQSLLALSDRESVVYSYGMVLLEIMSGRFTASAGGLLEGWAASFLRGERQLRDVMDPGLSWNAPRQAETVNRLDGVIRSCTDREARRRPAMAEVARRLREITAMPPEAATPKVSPLWWAELEIISTEAT from the exons ATGGGGAGGCTGTGCTGCGCGGCggctgcgctgctgctgctgctcgcctgCCTCAGTTTCAGCCTTGGCGCCTGCAGCTCCGATGCTCAGCGAG GATGGGTGAACGACCGGGAGGAAGATGCACGCCCCGCAGACAG GCGTGTAGTCCAGGCGGTACACATCCGAGAAGCTCTGCCACAACCAACCAGGTACAGTTCCAAGCAGTCGACGGCGTTCCCGCAGTGGCCACCCTGGCCATGGGCACCGgcaccgacgccgacgccgagttCTCCGCCGTTGCAGGGTGCTGGCTCCCCGTCAAGCGCCCCCGCACCGTCGCCGGAGGTCGCCAAGCCTCTGGCAGTGCCGCCTCGGGACGTCGAGAAGCCTGCGCACAGCATCACGGTGCCACCGATGCCAGCCACGGTGGTGGCCCACGGCGCTGCAGCGGTCGGAGAACCGTCGACTGAGGCAGCGGGGCACGCTCCTACCAGGCGGCGTGTCTATGTCATCGCCGGAGCAGGAGCTTCCCTCCTTGTGGCCATTTCGGCGGCGCTGTTCGTCCTGTGCTACCGGTCCAATAAGGTGGTCACCGTCAGGCCGTGGGCGACCGGCCTCAGCGGGCAGCTGCAGAAAGCGTTCGTGACAG GCGTGCCGTCGCTCAAGAGGTCGGAGCTCCAGGCGGCCTGCGAAGATTTCAGCAACGTCATCGGCTGCCTGTCGGATTACATGATGTACAAGGGGACGCTGTCGAGCGGCGTCGAGATCGCCGTCATATCGACGACGACGAAGTCCGGCAAGGAGTGGTCCAAGCACTGCGAAGCCCAGTTCAGGAAAAAG ATAACAAGCCTGTCCAGAGTTAACCACAAGAACTTTGTGAACCTGCTGGGCTACTGCCAGGAAGAGCAGCCGTTCACAAGGATGATGGTGTTCGAGTATGCTCCAAACGGCACCCTCTTCGACCATCTCCATG TGAGGGAAGACGGTCACCTGGACTGGCCGACGAGGCTGCGGGTGGCGGTGGGGATCGCCTACTGCCTGGAGCACATGCACCAGCTGAGCCCGCCGGAGATCCTCAAGACGCTCGACACGTCCACCGTGTACCTTACCGACGACTTCGCGGCCAAGATTGCGGATGTCTTCTTCTGCTCGGACGACGCCTCGTCGACAAGGGCGGAGATGGCGAGCCTGCAGTCCCTCCTGGCTCTGTCCGACAGGGAGAGCGTTGTGTACAGCTACGGCATGGTGCTGCTGGAGATCATGTCCGGCAGGTTCACGGCGTCGGCCGGCGGCCTGCTGGAGGGCTGGGCGGCGAGCTTCCTCCGAGGGGAGAGGCAGCTGAGGGACGTCATGGACCCTGGCCTGAGCTGGAACGCGCCCCGCCAGGCCGAGACCGTCAACAGGCTGGACGGCGTGATACGGTCCTGCACCGAccgggaggcgaggcggcgaccCGCGATGGCAGAGGTGGCGAGGCGGCTGAGGGAGATCACGGCCATGCCGCCGGAGGCGGCCACCCCCAAGGTGTCGCCGCTGTGGTGGGCGGAGCTGGAGATCATCTCCACCGAGGCCACCTGA